A region of Thermovibrio ammonificans HB-1 DNA encodes the following proteins:
- the gpmI gene encoding 2,3-bisphosphoglycerate-independent phosphoglycerate mutase, whose translation MAKFVTLVILDGFGYSPRKEGNAIALANTPFWDYLWETYPHGLLKASGEAVGLPEGQMGNSEVGHTNIGAGRIVWQDIVRITKAMERGEFLKNPVIVKAVETAKEKGKKLHFIGLLSDGGVHSHIKHLFGLLDAAKALGAPKVCVHAILDGRDTPPKSAEPYLKALLEKLKEVGNGKVATMGGRYYYMDRDKRWQRTEKAYNAMVLGEGFRCTDPIKALHDAYARGETDEFVKPYVINPDCLVEEGDVLFFFNFRADRMRQIVAALGLKDFNGFKRKKWPQPSYLATMTLYDETFPFDVAFPPQELKNVLGEVISKLGYKQLRIAETEKYAHVTYFFNGGREEPFPGEDRILVPSPKVATYDLKPEMSAPEVTEKVVERIKSGEYKLVVLNYANPDMVGHTGNLQATIKAIETVDSCLKQVVKATLEMGGVCVVTADHGNAEQMIDPETGGPWTAHTTNPVPFVVVKGSCGSYRVKRRDKSDVELPQEFAGVPVVGILGDIAPSILYILGEEIPPEMTGCVIVEGDFT comes from the coding sequence ATGGCAAAGTTTGTAACGCTCGTAATCCTCGACGGCTTCGGCTACAGCCCGAGGAAAGAGGGTAACGCCATAGCGCTCGCCAATACGCCGTTCTGGGACTACCTGTGGGAGACCTACCCTCACGGGCTCCTGAAAGCCTCCGGTGAGGCCGTGGGCCTTCCGGAAGGGCAGATGGGTAACTCCGAAGTGGGCCACACGAACATAGGGGCTGGAAGGATAGTGTGGCAGGACATAGTCCGCATAACCAAGGCGATGGAGAGGGGCGAATTCCTGAAAAACCCCGTAATAGTTAAAGCCGTAGAAACGGCCAAAGAGAAGGGGAAGAAGCTCCACTTCATAGGACTCCTCTCCGACGGCGGCGTTCACAGCCACATAAAACACCTCTTCGGACTGCTCGACGCGGCCAAGGCGCTGGGCGCTCCGAAGGTGTGCGTTCACGCCATACTCGACGGCAGGGACACACCTCCCAAAAGCGCCGAACCCTACCTGAAAGCCCTACTGGAGAAACTGAAAGAGGTGGGCAACGGAAAGGTTGCCACAATGGGGGGCCGCTACTACTACATGGACAGGGATAAAAGGTGGCAGAGAACGGAGAAAGCCTATAACGCAATGGTTCTCGGCGAAGGGTTCAGGTGCACCGACCCGATAAAGGCCCTCCACGACGCCTACGCCCGGGGAGAAACCGACGAGTTTGTTAAGCCCTACGTTATAAACCCCGACTGTCTCGTTGAAGAGGGAGATGTTCTCTTCTTCTTCAACTTCAGGGCAGACAGGATGAGACAGATAGTTGCAGCCCTCGGCCTAAAGGACTTTAACGGGTTTAAAAGGAAAAAGTGGCCTCAACCTTCCTACCTGGCAACCATGACCCTGTACGACGAAACATTCCCGTTCGACGTTGCATTTCCCCCTCAGGAACTCAAAAACGTTCTGGGGGAGGTTATATCCAAACTGGGCTACAAACAGCTGCGAATAGCGGAGACCGAAAAGTACGCCCACGTAACCTACTTTTTCAACGGCGGCAGGGAAGAGCCGTTTCCGGGGGAAGACAGAATACTCGTTCCGTCTCCGAAAGTGGCCACCTACGACCTTAAGCCGGAGATGAGCGCTCCGGAAGTTACAGAGAAGGTGGTGGAGCGGATAAAGAGCGGCGAGTACAAGCTCGTAGTTCTCAACTACGCAAACCCCGACATGGTGGGCCATACGGGTAACCTTCAGGCAACGATAAAGGCTATAGAGACCGTAGACTCCTGCCTGAAGCAGGTTGTAAAGGCCACCCTCGAGATGGGGGGAGTCTGCGTTGTAACCGCCGACCACGGAAACGCCGAGCAGATGATAGACCCGGAAACGGGAGGCCCTTGGACGGCCCACACAACAAACCCGGTTCCCTTTGTGGTTGTAAAGGGAAGCTGCGGAAGCTACCGGGTAAAGAGAAGAGATAAAAGCGACGTTGAACTCCCCCAAGAGTTTGCAGGAGTTCCAGTTGTTGGGATACTGGGAGACATCGCCCCCTCCATACTCTACATACTGGGAGAGGAGATACCGCCGGAGATGACCGGGTGTGTAATCGTAGAGGGAGACTTTACATAA
- the rfaE1 gene encoding D-glycero-beta-D-manno-heptose-7-phosphate kinase yields MFNREILKKFKEQKVLVIGDFMLDEYITGKVERISPEAPVPIVEAKEVTFRPGGAANVVANLRALGSEVVALGVVGEDQAGERLKTMLKRLGADTEGLITDPSRPTTRKTRIIAGSQQLLRVDWESRDYLSRQVEEKLLKFLLENYRNFSAVIISDYGKGVITEGLFKLTGKIKREVPVFLDPKEKNFHIYKDITTMTPNIKETYQAVGIKPETAEEAQRAGKLLIERYKLDYAVITRSEKGISIITESEAYHIPTRARQVFDVTGAGDTVISAFALSVASGATLFEAAEIANLAAGVVVGKLGTATVTVEEIEEAANAVQNLQK; encoded by the coding sequence TTGTTTAACAGGGAGATTCTAAAAAAGTTCAAAGAGCAGAAGGTCCTCGTAATAGGCGACTTTATGCTCGACGAGTACATCACGGGGAAGGTGGAGCGGATATCGCCCGAAGCCCCCGTTCCCATAGTAGAGGCGAAAGAGGTAACCTTCAGGCCCGGCGGCGCGGCGAACGTAGTGGCAAACCTGAGAGCCCTCGGCAGCGAAGTTGTGGCCCTGGGAGTTGTCGGTGAAGACCAGGCCGGCGAACGGCTAAAAACTATGCTCAAACGGCTGGGAGCCGACACCGAAGGGCTGATTACAGACCCCTCAAGGCCCACAACGAGGAAAACCCGGATAATTGCGGGCTCCCAACAGCTGCTCAGGGTAGACTGGGAGAGCCGGGACTACCTTAGCAGACAGGTAGAGGAGAAGCTCTTAAAGTTCCTACTGGAGAACTACAGGAACTTCAGCGCAGTTATCATATCCGACTACGGCAAGGGGGTGATAACCGAGGGGCTCTTTAAGCTTACGGGGAAAATTAAGAGGGAAGTGCCCGTTTTCCTCGACCCTAAGGAGAAGAACTTCCACATCTACAAAGACATAACAACCATGACGCCGAACATAAAGGAGACCTACCAGGCGGTAGGGATTAAACCGGAAACCGCCGAAGAGGCCCAAAGGGCCGGAAAGTTACTCATAGAGCGCTACAAGCTCGACTACGCCGTGATAACAAGGAGTGAAAAGGGAATCTCTATAATTACTGAAAGTGAGGCCTACCACATTCCCACAAGGGCAAGACAGGTATTTGACGTAACGGGAGCCGGCGACACGGTTATAAGCGCATTTGCCCTCTCCGTTGCGTCGGGTGCAACGCTCTTTGAGGCTGCGGAAATCGCAAACCTGGCGGCCGGAGTTGTTGTAGGGAAGCTGGGAACAGCTACGGTAACCGTAGAGGAGATAGAAGAGGCGGCAAATGCTGTGCAGAATCTGCAAAAGTAA
- a CDS encoding rhodanese-like domain-containing protein — MSMEVLATNLKEAIEAFKEKESFGNVNLHRARELIKDLGAYVLDVRPPEHVERENAEEAGIPGAVYIPFTELHQNLDRLPKPKNHPVVVGCKQTKLANRVAGILAALGYVNVYVLDTDIDNLIECHKAHTQE; from the coding sequence ATGAGCATGGAAGTTCTTGCCACCAACCTTAAAGAGGCGATAGAGGCGTTCAAGGAGAAGGAGAGCTTCGGCAACGTAAACCTGCACAGGGCCCGCGAGCTCATCAAAGACCTGGGAGCCTACGTTTTAGACGTAAGGCCTCCCGAGCACGTAGAGAGGGAGAACGCTGAAGAAGCCGGCATACCCGGAGCCGTTTACATTCCGTTTACCGAGCTTCACCAGAACCTCGATAGGCTCCCAAAACCCAAGAACCATCCGGTAGTTGTGGGGTGTAAGCAGACAAAACTCGCAAACCGGGTAGCAGGGATACTTGCGGCTCTCGGCTACGTAAACGTTTACGTACTCGATACCGACATAGACAACCTAATAGAGTGCCACAAGGCCCACACCCAAGAGTAG
- a CDS encoding cation:proton antiporter yields MKIQTESLIVSLLIIVAGIGAMEVGFSSSIFEILAGTFASNFLDLGDLGWMEFLANLGLLGLMFFAGLETDPELMKRNFLKSLFIGASSYFFPLLVVSVVAHFILGYSPKASLLIGIALSTTSLALVYPLLKEKGILKYPTGQTLLAAAMIVDISSMLTMSFLFEGINLYNLLFAVSLVLLLVRLPRWGERLFNRYAGNQIEFKTRFIILVLIALGFLSETVHINEAVLAFTTGIFFAELFKKDRLIEKKIRAIIFGFLAPFFFFKAGYSVKLSVVSPKVILLSLFLGSIAFLTKYAGTVFATASLFKGAVYKLAGLFFNMRLTFGIVASIFGLNSGLIDEETYVALLLIIVATSLISSVISKGLPHEVEEDLLEDIFKI; encoded by the coding sequence GTGAAGATTCAGACCGAGAGTCTAATTGTAAGCCTTCTCATAATTGTCGCCGGTATCGGTGCCATGGAGGTGGGTTTTTCTTCATCCATCTTTGAGATTCTCGCCGGCACCTTTGCCTCAAACTTTTTAGACCTCGGAGACCTTGGCTGGATGGAGTTTCTTGCCAACTTGGGGCTCTTGGGGCTTATGTTCTTTGCCGGCCTTGAAACCGACCCGGAGCTTATGAAGAGGAACTTCCTGAAGAGCCTATTCATCGGTGCGTCTTCTTACTTCTTCCCCCTTCTGGTCGTTTCGGTGGTGGCCCACTTTATACTGGGCTACTCGCCCAAGGCCTCCCTCCTTATAGGAATAGCCCTCTCCACAACATCCCTTGCCCTTGTTTACCCCCTTTTGAAGGAGAAGGGGATACTGAAGTATCCCACGGGGCAGACCCTTCTTGCCGCCGCCATGATAGTGGATATCTCGAGTATGCTCACTATGAGCTTCCTCTTTGAGGGAATAAACCTCTACAACCTCCTCTTTGCCGTTTCGCTGGTTCTCCTGCTTGTGAGGCTCCCCCGTTGGGGAGAGAGGCTCTTCAACAGGTACGCCGGCAACCAGATTGAGTTTAAGACCCGCTTCATAATACTGGTGCTGATAGCCTTGGGCTTCCTCTCGGAAACTGTTCACATCAACGAGGCGGTTCTTGCGTTTACAACCGGCATCTTCTTTGCCGAGCTCTTCAAGAAGGACCGCCTCATAGAGAAGAAGATAAGGGCCATAATCTTTGGCTTCCTCGCCCCGTTTTTCTTCTTTAAGGCGGGGTACTCTGTTAAGCTCTCCGTTGTTTCGCCTAAGGTTATCCTCCTTTCGCTGTTTTTGGGGAGCATCGCCTTTCTGACCAAGTACGCCGGAACGGTTTTTGCCACGGCGAGCCTCTTTAAGGGGGCCGTTTACAAGCTTGCCGGTCTCTTTTTCAACATGAGGCTCACCTTTGGGATTGTGGCCTCCATATTCGGTCTCAACTCGGGCCTTATAGACGAGGAGACCTACGTTGCGCTTCTGCTGATAATAGTGGCCACTTCCCTCATCTCTTCTGTAATCTCTAAGGGGCTGCCCCACGAGGTTGAAGAGGACCTTCTGGAAGATATCTTTAAAATTTAA
- a CDS encoding carboxylate-amine ligase, which translates to MRFNPSRPLTVGIELEVQLLDPETFALKGIAGELFSRYTSPRLQREFLDSMAEFVTGVHSSPDEAVSELTKEVLAVAHLGKELGFVVAASGTHPFARPEEVNVTPSERYLKLLEEFQEVLRNFLIYGLHVHVGFPDEQTALNAYNAFVKFSPLFLALSASSPFFRGRNTGIYSYRSKLFEQLPRAGVPQQFDSYGEFVELFSVLKESKTVDSLKDIWWDVRPRPDLGTVELRVCDSVSDFSRIRGIVSLAVMVASLFMEEGVEREFHQVHLQNRWNAARHGLTGRFISKDGVTTVGRELLRLVTLYGKRFNSLREGAKVLVDLVSRPTGAELQLRSFNGRDFGPVFNYTVVEV; encoded by the coding sequence TTGCGCTTTAACCCCTCACGGCCCCTTACCGTGGGCATAGAGCTTGAGGTTCAGCTCCTCGACCCGGAGACTTTTGCCCTGAAGGGTATTGCCGGGGAACTCTTCTCCCGCTATACCTCTCCCCGCCTTCAAAGGGAGTTCCTCGACTCCATGGCGGAGTTCGTTACGGGGGTTCACAGCTCCCCGGATGAGGCCGTTTCCGAGCTCACAAAGGAGGTTTTGGCCGTTGCCCACTTGGGAAAGGAGCTCGGCTTTGTAGTTGCCGCTTCGGGCACCCACCCCTTTGCAAGGCCCGAAGAGGTTAACGTGACGCCTTCTGAGCGCTACTTGAAGCTCCTTGAGGAGTTTCAGGAGGTTCTAAGGAACTTCCTCATATACGGCCTTCACGTTCACGTTGGGTTCCCCGATGAGCAGACGGCCCTAAACGCCTACAACGCCTTTGTGAAGTTCTCGCCCCTTTTCCTTGCCCTTTCGGCCTCATCCCCCTTTTTCAGGGGAAGGAACACCGGGATTTACTCCTACAGGAGCAAGCTCTTTGAGCAGCTACCCAGGGCCGGTGTGCCCCAGCAGTTTGACTCTTACGGCGAGTTTGTTGAGCTCTTTTCGGTTCTAAAAGAGAGCAAAACGGTTGACTCCCTTAAGGATATCTGGTGGGACGTTCGCCCCAGGCCCGACTTGGGGACCGTTGAGCTGAGGGTGTGCGACTCGGTTTCCGATTTTTCCCGGATAAGGGGTATAGTTTCTCTGGCCGTTATGGTGGCCTCCCTCTTTATGGAGGAAGGGGTTGAAAGGGAGTTTCACCAGGTTCACCTTCAGAACAGGTGGAACGCGGCAAGGCACGGCCTTACGGGCAGGTTTATCTCGAAGGACGGGGTGACAACCGTCGGAAGGGAGCTTTTAAGGCTTGTTACCCTTTACGGAAAGCGATTTAACTCCCTGAGGGAGGGTGCTAAGGTTCTCGTTGACCTTGTTTCCCGCCCTACCGGAGCCGAGCTTCAGCTCAGGAGCTTCAACGGCAGGGACTTCGGGCCCGTTTTCAACTACACCGTGGTGGAGGTTTAG
- the ileS gene encoding isoleucine--tRNA ligase: MAGRDYKETLNLPKTAFPMRGNLPKKEPEILKEWEKLNLYRKLLDKHQCDEKFVLHDGPPYANGHIHIGHALNKILKDIVNKSKALQGYQTPFVPGWDCHGLPIERAVFKKLKKRKHEVDPLEVRKKCREYAKQWIETQREEFIRLGVVGDWNNPYITMDPKYQADIVRELGKFYEKGLVYRAKKPVFWCPSCVTALAEAEIEYGEEESPSIFVAFEVTNGKGVVPEGTRLVIWTTTPWTLPANVAVAANPELTYVLLRTEKGRFVVAKELLEQFKEQTGIDGEVEKELQGAELEGVEYSHPFIERKGQVVLADYVAADTGTGLVHIAPGHGEEDYQVGLRYNLPVLVPVDDYGRFNQEAPEWLRGEKIWQANSLIIERLKESGHLLFAGTISHSYPHCWRCKGKVIFRATPQWFIAMDKGNPTLREVALKEIDRVQWIPQWGRTRIRNMVESRPDWCISRQRIWGVPIVAFYCKKCGEVIFSREIAERVAQIFEKESADAWYQKSCSELLPEGFTCPKCGSTEFEKETDILDVWFDSGSSHAAVLERRPELTWPADLYLEGSDQHRGWFQASLLESCGTRGKAPYRAVLTHGFTLDEKGLKMSKSLGNVVSPTDVVKRYGADILRLWVASENFTEDVRISDNILRGVAEVYKKIRNTIRFMLGNLNDFTPAQMLPYEELEEIDKWALNRFHQLVNEVVEHYNNYRFNRIYRRIYEYCSVELSSVYLDILKDTLYCEHPRSKKRRSAQTAIYQILYGLITLLAPIISFTAEEAYSHLPGREKESVFLEEFPPLCDELDGKLLERWDKLIRVKSLVNKVLEQLRKEGVANHSLEAAVTVYADGELYELLKEYQEQLPYIFITSQAEVKRLSEAPADAVEDPELIQNVKATGRRASGQKCQRCWMYSETVGKDPDFPDVCSRCAGVLRELEGERVETD, from the coding sequence ATGGCCGGTAGAGACTACAAAGAGACCCTCAACCTGCCCAAAACGGCCTTCCCCATGAGGGGGAATCTACCAAAAAAAGAGCCCGAAATCCTTAAAGAGTGGGAAAAGTTAAACCTTTACAGAAAACTCCTGGATAAACACCAGTGTGATGAAAAGTTCGTCCTCCACGACGGGCCTCCGTACGCCAACGGCCATATCCACATAGGACACGCCTTGAACAAAATCCTCAAGGATATCGTTAACAAGTCGAAGGCCCTCCAGGGCTACCAAACTCCCTTTGTTCCCGGTTGGGATTGCCACGGCCTACCCATAGAGAGGGCGGTATTTAAAAAGCTTAAAAAGCGCAAGCACGAAGTTGACCCGCTGGAAGTCAGGAAGAAGTGCAGGGAGTACGCAAAACAGTGGATAGAGACCCAAAGGGAGGAGTTCATCAGGCTCGGCGTTGTAGGCGACTGGAACAACCCCTACATAACGATGGACCCCAAATACCAGGCAGACATAGTAAGGGAGCTCGGGAAGTTCTACGAGAAAGGGCTCGTTTACAGGGCCAAGAAGCCGGTCTTCTGGTGCCCCTCCTGCGTTACGGCCCTTGCAGAGGCCGAGATAGAGTACGGAGAGGAGGAGTCTCCCTCCATCTTCGTAGCCTTCGAGGTAACAAACGGTAAAGGGGTAGTGCCCGAAGGAACGAGGCTGGTTATATGGACCACAACTCCGTGGACGCTGCCGGCAAACGTTGCCGTTGCGGCAAACCCCGAGCTCACTTACGTCCTCCTCAGAACAGAAAAAGGCAGATTTGTTGTTGCCAAGGAGCTACTCGAACAGTTCAAAGAGCAAACAGGAATAGACGGAGAGGTAGAGAAAGAGCTTCAAGGCGCCGAGCTCGAAGGCGTAGAGTACAGCCACCCGTTCATTGAGAGGAAGGGGCAAGTTGTCCTTGCCGACTACGTTGCCGCCGACACGGGAACCGGCCTTGTCCACATAGCCCCGGGCCACGGCGAGGAGGACTACCAGGTAGGCCTCAGGTACAACCTGCCCGTTCTGGTTCCCGTTGACGACTACGGCAGGTTTAACCAAGAAGCCCCCGAGTGGCTCCGGGGAGAGAAGATATGGCAGGCAAACTCCCTGATAATAGAGAGGCTGAAAGAGAGCGGTCACCTGCTCTTTGCCGGAACGATTTCCCACTCCTACCCCCACTGCTGGCGCTGTAAGGGGAAAGTGATATTCAGGGCAACTCCCCAGTGGTTCATTGCAATGGACAAGGGGAACCCCACTTTACGGGAAGTGGCCCTTAAAGAGATAGACAGGGTTCAGTGGATTCCCCAGTGGGGCAGAACGAGAATCAGGAACATGGTGGAGAGCCGCCCCGACTGGTGCATATCCCGCCAGAGGATTTGGGGCGTTCCAATTGTGGCCTTTTACTGTAAGAAGTGCGGAGAGGTCATATTCAGCAGGGAGATAGCCGAGAGGGTTGCCCAGATTTTCGAAAAGGAGTCGGCAGACGCCTGGTACCAAAAGAGCTGCAGCGAGCTTCTCCCCGAAGGCTTCACCTGCCCCAAGTGCGGCTCTACCGAGTTTGAAAAGGAGACCGACATACTCGATGTATGGTTCGACTCGGGCTCTTCCCACGCGGCGGTTCTCGAAAGGCGCCCGGAGCTTACCTGGCCGGCCGACCTCTACCTTGAAGGTTCCGACCAGCACAGGGGTTGGTTCCAGGCAAGCCTCTTAGAGTCGTGCGGAACCAGAGGCAAGGCTCCGTACAGGGCGGTTCTCACCCACGGGTTCACCCTGGATGAGAAGGGACTGAAGATGAGCAAGTCCCTCGGGAACGTAGTCTCTCCAACAGATGTCGTTAAGCGCTACGGCGCAGACATCCTAAGGCTCTGGGTGGCAAGCGAGAACTTCACCGAAGACGTGAGAATATCCGACAACATACTCAGGGGCGTTGCCGAAGTCTACAAGAAGATAAGGAACACCATAAGGTTTATGCTGGGCAACCTCAACGACTTCACGCCGGCTCAGATGCTCCCCTACGAGGAGCTTGAAGAGATAGACAAGTGGGCCCTCAACAGGTTCCACCAGCTGGTTAACGAGGTTGTGGAGCACTACAACAACTACAGGTTCAACAGGATATACAGGCGCATCTACGAGTACTGCTCCGTTGAGCTGAGCTCCGTTTACTTGGACATACTGAAAGACACCCTCTACTGCGAACACCCCCGCTCTAAAAAGAGGAGAAGCGCCCAAACGGCCATTTACCAAATTCTCTACGGACTTATAACCCTACTGGCCCCGATAATCTCCTTCACGGCAGAGGAGGCCTACTCCCACCTGCCGGGAAGGGAGAAGGAGTCGGTATTCCTCGAGGAGTTCCCGCCCCTGTGCGACGAGCTCGACGGGAAGCTCCTCGAGAGGTGGGACAAGCTCATAAGGGTTAAGTCGCTGGTTAATAAAGTTCTCGAGCAGCTTAGGAAGGAGGGAGTTGCAAACCACTCCCTTGAGGCAGCCGTAACCGTTTACGCAGACGGCGAGCTATACGAGCTGCTGAAGGAATACCAAGAGCAGCTTCCCTACATATTCATAACCTCTCAGGCCGAGGTTAAAAGGCTCTCTGAAGCTCCCGCAGACGCCGTTGAAGACCCCGAACTCATACAAAACGTTAAGGCCACAGGAAGGAGGGCAAGCGGCCAGAAGTGCCAGCGCTGCTGGATGTACAGCGAAACTGTGGGCAAAGACCCCGACTTCCCCGACGTGTGTAGCAGGTGCGCCGGCGTCCTGAGAGAGCTTGAAGGGGAGAGAGTTGAAACGGATTAA
- the truA gene encoding tRNA pseudouridine(38-40) synthase TruA encodes MRNFKLTVEYLGTNYYGWQFLPDKPTVQGEIIRCLETVLRHPVKLIGASRTDAGVHARGQVANFLTAKEVSCEKLLSALNGLLPPDIRVKEVEEVPLEFHARRSARGKLYRYRLFIRDVPSPFEFRRSWYLRRTLSVEPMREATQFLVGTHDFTTFSKSERKREVNPIRTIDKIEITNKEWEEGVLVELLFTGRSFLRHMVRVIVATLVKVGTGEVKPQEVKEMLQAKDRSRAPFLAPPDGLYLERVFYDDYPY; translated from the coding sequence ATGAGGAACTTTAAACTGACCGTTGAGTACCTGGGAACGAACTACTACGGCTGGCAGTTCCTCCCCGACAAACCGACCGTTCAAGGAGAGATTATCAGGTGTCTGGAAACGGTTCTGCGGCACCCGGTTAAACTGATTGGGGCAAGCAGAACCGACGCGGGAGTTCACGCAAGGGGCCAGGTTGCAAACTTCTTAACGGCAAAGGAGGTCAGCTGCGAGAAGCTCCTATCGGCCCTGAACGGACTGCTACCTCCGGACATAAGGGTAAAGGAAGTAGAAGAAGTGCCCCTTGAGTTCCACGCAAGGAGAAGCGCCCGGGGCAAGCTGTACCGATACAGGCTCTTCATACGGGACGTGCCGAGCCCCTTTGAGTTCAGAAGGAGCTGGTACCTGCGGAGAACCCTATCGGTAGAGCCTATGAGGGAAGCCACCCAGTTCCTGGTGGGAACCCACGACTTCACAACCTTCTCAAAGAGTGAGCGGAAAAGAGAGGTAAATCCGATAAGAACTATTGATAAAATAGAAATTACCAATAAGGAGTGGGAAGAGGGGGTACTGGTAGAGCTCCTCTTCACGGGCCGCTCCTTCCTGAGGCACATGGTAAGGGTGATAGTTGCAACACTGGTAAAGGTGGGAACAGGGGAGGTTAAACCCCAAGAGGTGAAGGAGATGCTACAGGCAAAAGACAGGAGCAGAGCCCCCTTCCTGGCACCTCCCGACGGCCTCTACCTTGAAAGAGTCTTCTATGACGACTATCCTTACTGA
- a CDS encoding ATP-binding protein, with the protein MLCRICKSKGERKKAVIFIRHHRLALCKEHFVEWFERQTEKTIKKFKMFSKREKVLVAVSGGKDSLSLWFALHRLGYETYGFHVSLGIKGWDYSERSLEMCRKLSERIGRPLIVFDLKEEFGYTIEEIAKGTGRRDVCSVCGTFKRYLMNKVAREHGFKVVATGHNLDDESALLLSNTIRWEIGYLGRQAPVLPEEGGFARKVKPFCFLTEKETVSYAIVNNIEFLKSGCPNAKEATSATFKRALALIEHEMPGTKLRFYKEFLKKARPLFEREVKRELQLNECQVCGMPTTAPVCAVCKALERLRERC; encoded by the coding sequence ATGCTGTGCAGAATCTGCAAAAGTAAGGGAGAGCGAAAGAAGGCCGTTATTTTCATAAGGCACCACAGGCTCGCCCTGTGTAAGGAGCACTTTGTAGAGTGGTTCGAGAGGCAGACTGAGAAGACCATAAAGAAGTTCAAGATGTTCTCAAAGAGGGAGAAGGTCCTCGTGGCGGTTTCGGGAGGGAAGGACAGCCTATCCCTCTGGTTCGCCCTCCACAGGCTCGGCTACGAGACCTACGGCTTCCACGTTTCCCTGGGGATAAAGGGGTGGGATTACTCGGAGCGCTCACTGGAGATGTGCAGGAAGCTCTCTGAGAGAATCGGCAGGCCGCTGATAGTTTTTGACCTAAAGGAGGAGTTCGGGTACACAATAGAGGAGATAGCGAAGGGAACCGGCAGGAGAGACGTCTGTTCTGTGTGCGGAACCTTTAAGCGCTACCTGATGAACAAGGTGGCAAGGGAGCACGGCTTTAAGGTAGTTGCCACCGGCCACAACCTCGACGACGAGTCGGCACTGCTGCTGTCAAACACCATAAGGTGGGAGATAGGTTACCTGGGAAGGCAGGCTCCCGTTCTGCCGGAGGAGGGCGGGTTTGCAAGGAAGGTAAAACCTTTCTGCTTTTTAACCGAGAAGGAAACCGTAAGCTACGCGATTGTGAACAACATCGAGTTTTTAAAGAGCGGCTGCCCGAACGCCAAAGAGGCGACCTCTGCAACTTTCAAAAGGGCCCTTGCCCTCATAGAGCACGAGATGCCGGGAACGAAGCTCAGGTTTTACAAGGAGTTCTTGAAGAAGGCCCGTCCGCTCTTCGAGCGGGAGGTTAAAAGGGAGCTTCAGCTGAACGAGTGCCAGGTGTGCGGCATGCCGACAACGGCGCCGGTCTGTGCCGTATGTAAAGCCCTGGAGAGGTTAAGGGAGAGATGCTGA
- the radC gene encoding RadC family protein: MKRIKELPAADRPREKLIQKGPAALTDSELLAILLRTGSRGKSALALASEILKEFNGLQGLTRASLRELTSIKGLGTAKAVTLAAALELARRASRREVRRITSPEEAFSVLKPLFGHKEVEHFGVVTLAGNGVLLGIHEVAKGAVNAAAITPKEVFRPAVRDLAEAVILFHNHPNGDPSPSAQDLKVTERLIEAGKVLGIEVLDHLIVTEETFFSFKGEGLV, from the coding sequence TTGAAACGGATTAAGGAGCTTCCCGCCGCCGACAGGCCCCGGGAGAAGCTGATTCAAAAGGGGCCTGCGGCCCTTACAGACTCGGAGCTCCTTGCCATACTCCTCAGAACGGGCTCAAGGGGCAAAAGCGCCCTCGCCCTGGCATCGGAAATCCTGAAGGAGTTCAACGGCCTTCAAGGCTTAACGAGGGCATCCCTAAGGGAGCTCACCTCCATTAAAGGGCTCGGCACGGCAAAGGCGGTAACCCTTGCGGCCGCCTTAGAGCTTGCAAGAAGGGCCTCAAGGAGAGAGGTAAGGCGGATAACCTCCCCGGAAGAAGCTTTCTCCGTTCTAAAACCCCTCTTCGGCCACAAAGAGGTTGAGCACTTCGGAGTAGTAACGCTGGCGGGAAACGGAGTGCTTCTCGGAATCCACGAAGTTGCAAAGGGGGCGGTAAACGCCGCCGCCATAACGCCGAAGGAGGTGTTTCGCCCGGCGGTTCGCGACCTTGCCGAGGCGGTGATACTGTTTCACAACCACCCCAACGGAGACCCCTCTCCGAGCGCCCAAGACCTAAAAGTGACCGAAAGGCTGATAGAGGCCGGGAAAGTTCTGGGTATAGAGGTCCTCGACCACCTGATAGTCACCGAAGAAACCTTCTTCAGCTTTAAAGGAGAAGGCCTTGTTTAA